A genomic segment from Kallotenue papyrolyticum encodes:
- a CDS encoding YczE/YyaS/YitT family protein: MTIASWRWLRAWAQLVLGLFGYGLAVALMIESDLGLGPWDAFHYGLSLHTGLSVGMVSILVGLAIQIVTWFVGVRPGAGTIANMILIGVFIDLLLPVLPTAHGWVWGLAYYLPAVLICGLATGLYIGAGMGKGPRDGMILVLHAHTGWPVSRVRTLVELVVLSLGWLMGATVGVGTVLFALGIGPAMQWGLRVCGVVPPVRERSVEPGERAAWNEPRGQQDLVPR, translated from the coding sequence GTGACGATTGCATCATGGCGTTGGCTGCGCGCCTGGGCGCAGTTAGTTCTGGGACTGTTCGGCTACGGTCTGGCCGTGGCGTTGATGATCGAGAGCGATCTGGGGTTGGGGCCGTGGGATGCCTTCCACTACGGTCTGAGTCTGCATACCGGCCTGTCGGTAGGCATGGTCAGCATTCTGGTCGGCCTGGCGATCCAGATCGTGACCTGGTTTGTGGGCGTGCGTCCCGGCGCAGGCACCATCGCCAACATGATCTTGATCGGCGTCTTTATCGATCTGCTGCTGCCGGTGCTGCCCACGGCGCATGGCTGGGTGTGGGGCCTGGCCTACTACCTGCCCGCGGTGCTGATCTGTGGGCTGGCCACCGGTCTGTACATCGGCGCGGGTATGGGGAAAGGTCCGCGTGATGGCATGATTCTGGTGTTGCACGCTCACACCGGCTGGCCCGTGAGTCGCGTGCGTACGCTGGTTGAGCTGGTGGTGCTCAGCCTGGGCTGGCTGATGGGCGCGACCGTTGGCGTGGGAACGGTGCTGTTTGCGCTGGGCATCGGCCCGGCGATGCAGTGGGGTCTGCGTGTGTGCGGCGTGGTGCCGCCGGTGCGGGAGCGGAGCGTGGAGCCTGGGGAGCGCGCTGCGTGGAACGAGCCGCGCGGGCAGCAGGATCTGGTCCCGCGCTGA
- a CDS encoding threonine ammonia-lyase yields MTVTDHARLPVTLDDIRAAAARIAPYVHRTPLLESATLKRMTGADLRLKAEHLQRSGSFKLRGALNKLLTLSEEQRCRGVVAFSSGNHAQGVALAARLTGTRATIVMPADAPRVKLEATRGYGAEIVLYDRQREDREAIARRIAAEREAVIVPPFDDPLIIAGQGTIGLEVAEDWPEIEIALVPVGGGGLISGIAIALKALRPEVRVIGVEPAVADDARQSLERGHIVRIPQPQTIADGVATQAIGRYPFAIMRRLVERIVTVSEAEILQALELILTRTKQVVEPTGALTTAAALSACLDLRDRKVMSLLCGGNLDLRVLQRLDAGSC; encoded by the coding sequence ATGACCGTGACAGACCACGCGCGCCTGCCGGTGACGCTGGATGATATTCGCGCCGCTGCGGCGCGCATCGCGCCCTACGTGCACCGCACGCCGCTACTCGAATCGGCCACGCTCAAGCGTATGACCGGCGCGGACCTGCGCCTCAAGGCCGAACATCTGCAGCGCAGCGGCTCGTTCAAGCTGCGCGGCGCGCTCAACAAACTGCTGACGCTCAGCGAAGAGCAGCGCTGTCGCGGCGTGGTAGCCTTTTCATCGGGCAACCACGCGCAGGGTGTGGCCCTAGCGGCGCGGCTGACCGGCACGCGCGCGACGATCGTGATGCCCGCCGACGCGCCCCGCGTCAAGCTGGAGGCCACGCGCGGCTACGGCGCCGAGATCGTGCTCTACGATCGTCAGCGCGAGGATCGCGAGGCGATTGCGCGCCGTATTGCGGCCGAACGCGAGGCGGTGATCGTGCCGCCCTTCGACGATCCGCTGATCATCGCCGGCCAGGGCACCATCGGGCTGGAAGTGGCCGAGGACTGGCCGGAGATCGAGATCGCGCTGGTGCCGGTTGGCGGCGGTGGACTGATCAGCGGCATCGCGATCGCGCTTAAGGCGCTGCGTCCGGAGGTGCGCGTCATCGGCGTCGAGCCTGCCGTCGCCGACGATGCGCGTCAGTCGCTGGAGCGCGGCCACATCGTGCGCATCCCGCAGCCACAGACCATCGCCGACGGCGTGGCGACACAGGCGATCGGGCGGTATCCCTTTGCGATCATGCGCCGGCTAGTGGAGCGCATCGTGACCGTCAGCGAAGCCGAGATTCTCCAGGCGCTGGAGCTGATCCTGACGCGCACCAAGCAGGTGGTCGAGCCGACCGGTGCGCTGACAACGGCTGCGGCGCTATCCGCATGCCTCGATCTGCGCGATCGCAAGGTGATGAGTCTGTTGTGCGGCGGCAATCTCGATCTGCGCGTGCTGCAACGTTTGGACGCCGGATCGTGTTAG
- a CDS encoding cyclase family protein — protein sequence MALIDLSHPLEPNMPTYPGLPELRMRAVLTHDEQPAHYAPGTTFQIAAYELGGNTGTYVDAPLHRYRGGADLAALALERLADLPGVVITALRDGPLGPELFSGVELAGRAVLIRTDWSERWGRSDYFRSGPYLTAEACRLLVRAQAALVGIDCANIDNMADPTRPAHSILLAAGIPIVEHLRALDELPPGGFRFFAVPPAIRGGTSFPVRAFAIV from the coding sequence ATGGCGCTGATCGATCTCAGCCATCCGTTGGAGCCGAACATGCCCACCTACCCCGGTCTGCCGGAGCTGCGCATGCGCGCCGTGCTGACGCATGACGAGCAACCGGCGCACTACGCGCCTGGCACAACCTTTCAGATCGCGGCCTACGAGCTGGGTGGCAATACCGGCACCTATGTGGATGCGCCCTTGCATCGCTACCGCGGCGGCGCCGATCTGGCGGCCCTGGCGCTGGAACGGCTGGCCGATCTGCCCGGCGTGGTGATCACCGCGCTGCGCGACGGCCCGCTGGGTCCGGAGCTCTTCAGCGGCGTGGAGCTGGCCGGGCGCGCCGTGCTGATCCGCACCGACTGGAGCGAACGCTGGGGGCGCAGCGACTATTTTCGTTCCGGTCCGTACCTGACGGCGGAGGCCTGTCGCCTGCTGGTGCGCGCGCAGGCGGCGCTGGTCGGCATCGATTGCGCCAACATCGACAACATGGCCGATCCAACGCGGCCGGCGCACTCGATCCTGCTGGCTGCCGGCATCCCGATCGTCGAGCATCTGCGCGCGCTGGATGAGCTGCCACCGGGCGGCTTTCGCTTCTTTGCCGTGCCGCCGGCGATCCGCGGCGGCACCTCGTTTCCGGTGCGCGCCTTTGCCATCGTTTGA
- a CDS encoding peroxiredoxin: MTHEHQSVDERPVPIDDGACDHLLGLRLPPVSLPSTAGRSVTLATLPGRVVVYAYPRTARPDEPLPPEWDTIPGARGCTAESCAFRDHAAELRALGVQIYGLSTQSTAEQREAAQRLGLPFELLSDAALVLTRALRLPTFVVGDWTVIKRLTLILRDGVIEHVFYPVFPPEHHAGEVLAWLRQRAGEVS; this comes from the coding sequence ATGACCCATGAGCATCAATCTGTCGATGAGCGGCCCGTTCCGATCGATGACGGCGCGTGCGATCACCTGCTGGGATTGCGCCTGCCGCCGGTGAGTTTGCCGTCCACTGCCGGGCGGTCGGTGACGCTGGCGACGCTGCCCGGACGGGTGGTGGTCTATGCCTACCCGCGCACGGCGCGGCCCGACGAGCCGCTGCCGCCGGAGTGGGACACCATCCCTGGCGCGCGTGGCTGCACCGCCGAGAGCTGCGCCTTTCGCGATCATGCCGCCGAGTTGCGCGCGCTGGGCGTGCAGATCTATGGCCTCAGCACGCAATCCACCGCCGAGCAGCGCGAAGCGGCGCAGCGGCTGGGGCTGCCCTTCGAGCTGCTGAGCGATGCGGCGCTGGTCCTGACTCGCGCGCTGCGGCTGCCGACCTTTGTCGTCGGTGACTGGACGGTGATCAAGCGTCTCACGTTGATCCTGCGCGACGGCGTGATCGAACATGTTTTTTATCCGGTCTTTCCGCCGGAGCATCACGCCGGCGAGGTGCTGGCCTGGCTGCGGCAGCGCGCCGGGGAGGTGAGCTGA
- a CDS encoding PhzF family phenazine biosynthesis protein — MALPLFQVDAFTDRPFAGNPAAVCLLDRPRPTHWMQQVAAEMNLSETAFVLPRHDGWELRWFTPTVEVDLCGHATLASAHVLWETGRLVPDQTARFHTRSGLLTATRRDAWIELDFPRMTPEAIAPPAGLAEALGVAPRQVARVPLGYLVELKSAAQVRQLQPERERLRALGVEGVIVTSRGDDAPYQIVSRFFAPAIGIDEDPVTGAAHCALGPYWSARLHTHELLAYQASARGGVVRVRLDGERVRLAGQAVTVLRGTLVDDVPA; from the coding sequence ATGGCGCTGCCGTTGTTTCAGGTTGATGCCTTTACCGATCGGCCCTTTGCCGGCAATCCGGCGGCGGTCTGCCTGCTGGACAGGCCGCGCCCAACGCACTGGATGCAGCAGGTTGCCGCCGAGATGAACCTGTCGGAGACGGCCTTTGTGCTGCCGCGCCATGATGGCTGGGAGTTGCGCTGGTTTACGCCCACGGTCGAGGTCGATCTGTGTGGGCATGCCACGCTGGCCAGCGCGCATGTCCTGTGGGAGACCGGTCGTCTGGTGCCCGATCAGACGGCACGCTTCCATACGCGCAGCGGCCTGCTCACCGCTACGCGCCGGGACGCTTGGATCGAGCTGGACTTCCCGCGCATGACGCCTGAAGCGATCGCGCCCCCTGCCGGGCTGGCCGAAGCGCTTGGCGTTGCGCCGCGCCAGGTGGCGCGCGTGCCGCTGGGCTACCTGGTCGAGCTGAAGAGCGCGGCGCAGGTACGGCAGCTCCAACCGGAGCGCGAACGGCTGCGCGCGCTGGGCGTGGAAGGCGTGATCGTCACCAGCCGGGGTGACGACGCGCCCTACCAGATCGTGTCGCGCTTTTTCGCGCCGGCAATCGGGATCGATGAAGACCCGGTCACTGGCGCGGCGCATTGCGCGCTGGGGCCCTACTGGAGCGCGCGTCTCCATACGCACGAGCTGCTGGCCTACCAAGCCTCGGCGCGTGGCGGCGTCGTGCGCGTGCGGCTCGATGGCGAGCGCGTGCGCTTGGCTGGTCAGGCCGTGACCGTGCTGCGCGGCACGTTGGTAGATGACGTCCCGGCATGA
- a CDS encoding arsinothricin resistance N-acetyltransferase ArsN1 family B: MSRAVCLRLVEEHDAAALQRIYAPYVRETAVSFELEPPTLEQIVARIRATLPMYPWLVCERDGEVVGYAYANRYRERAAYRWSVEVTIYVAPAHQRRGIGRALYTALLRILALQGYCNAFAAIALPNPASVALHEALGFTSVGVYRSVGYKLGRWYDVGWWQRSLQLPTPLPPPPPLPLAQVCATPAWQATLDAALAGIRP, from the coding sequence ATGAGCCGCGCTGTGTGTCTCCGGCTGGTGGAAGAACATGATGCCGCCGCGCTCCAGCGCATCTATGCGCCCTATGTGCGTGAGACGGCGGTGTCGTTCGAGCTGGAGCCGCCCACGCTGGAGCAGATCGTTGCGCGCATCCGTGCCACGCTACCGATGTATCCCTGGCTGGTGTGCGAGCGCGACGGCGAGGTGGTGGGGTATGCCTATGCCAATCGCTATCGCGAACGGGCGGCCTACCGTTGGTCGGTCGAAGTGACGATCTATGTCGCGCCGGCGCACCAGCGGCGCGGCATCGGACGGGCGTTGTACACCGCGCTGCTGCGCATTCTGGCGCTGCAAGGCTATTGCAATGCCTTTGCCGCGATCGCGTTGCCCAATCCGGCCAGCGTCGCGCTGCATGAGGCGTTGGGCTTTACGTCGGTGGGTGTGTACCGCAGCGTGGGCTACAAACTGGGGCGCTGGTACGACGTCGGCTGGTGGCAGCGCAGCTTGCAGTTGCCGACGCCCCTGCCGCCGCCGCCACCGCTGCCGCTGGCGCAGGTCTGCGCGACGCCGGCCTGGCAGGCCACGCTCGATGCGGCGCTGGCCGGTATTCGCCCATGA
- a CDS encoding AzlD domain-containing protein, whose translation MNVWLTLLGMALVTYATRVMPLLTLRGAPAPRVERVLRAVPPAIFAALIVPGLVAPEGVLAVGATVWAGLLGGAVALLTRSMALTILAGLLAFAALRWWGLA comes from the coding sequence ATGAACGTCTGGTTGACGCTGCTGGGCATGGCGCTGGTGACCTATGCCACGCGGGTGATGCCGCTGCTGACGCTGCGTGGCGCGCCTGCGCCGCGGGTGGAGCGCGTGTTGCGCGCGGTGCCGCCCGCGATCTTCGCCGCACTCATCGTGCCGGGGCTGGTCGCGCCCGAAGGGGTGCTCGCCGTCGGCGCGACGGTGTGGGCCGGTCTGCTGGGCGGCGCGGTGGCGCTGCTGACGCGTAGCATGGCGCTGACGATCCTGGCCGGACTGCTGGCCTTCGCAGCGCTGCGCTGGTGGGGGCTGGCATGA
- a CDS encoding AzlC family ABC transporter permease yields the protein MITERKHLARPTRCGDLWRGFVDTLPLWLGVAPFGVAYALAARAAGLSPAQTLAMSLLVFAGASQFTAAGLFAAGASGPSIVLTTLIVNLRHLLLSASLAPRLRRLPFWQRAGLAFGLTDESYAVSVRRVLDGQAGAGLLLGANASIYVCWQISTLVGLSLGGLLPDPAALGLHLVFPLSFLVLLLPYLRTRSGRAAALTAGVVALLGRLTLPGSWYILIAALAGCLVGALVEER from the coding sequence ATGATCACTGAACGGAAGCATCTGGCGCGGCCAACCCGTTGCGGCGATCTGTGGCGCGGTTTTGTCGATACGTTGCCGCTGTGGCTGGGCGTGGCGCCGTTTGGCGTGGCCTATGCGCTGGCGGCGCGCGCGGCGGGGTTGAGTCCTGCCCAGACGCTGGCCATGTCATTGCTGGTCTTTGCGGGCGCGTCGCAGTTCACGGCGGCCGGTCTGTTCGCTGCCGGCGCGAGCGGCCCGTCGATCGTGCTGACGACGCTGATCGTCAACCTGCGCCATCTGCTGTTGAGCGCCTCGTTGGCGCCGCGGCTGCGCCGGCTGCCCTTCTGGCAGCGCGCCGGCCTGGCCTTCGGCCTGACCGATGAGTCGTATGCGGTGAGTGTCCGGCGTGTGCTAGATGGGCAGGCCGGAGCGGGCTTGCTGCTGGGCGCCAACGCCAGCATCTATGTCTGCTGGCAGATCAGCACGCTGGTCGGCCTGTCGCTGGGCGGTCTGCTGCCCGATCCGGCGGCGCTGGGGTTGCACCTGGTCTTTCCGCTCAGCTTTCTGGTGCTGTTGCTGCCCTACCTGCGCACGCGCAGCGGTCGGGCAGCCGCGCTGACGGCGGGCGTGGTCGCGCTGCTGGGGCGGCTGACGCTGCCCGGGAGCTGGTACATCCTGATCGCGGCGCTGGCCGGCTGCCTGGTCGGCGCGCTGGTGGAGGAGCGATGA
- a CDS encoding PLP-dependent aminotransferase family protein: MHLQIDRQARQPLYLQVAEQIRERIRSGALPAGSRLPPIRQLARELGLTRLTVHTAYAELQADGWIESFVGRGSFVAQRRGAQVHRQTAAPLSPEPRAAAGTLVEIMRLAHRPDVLSFAQAAAAPETFPVRAFGRALQAAIKRYERTLFDYGATEGEAALREQLAAFLTIRGLQVPPERILVTNGAQQGIDLVLRALVRPGDTVLVEQPTYLGMVERMQIQGLRLVGVPIDEQGLRPDALAEAITRHAPRLLYTIPAFHNPTGISMSPARQEAILRVAQQHGLLVLEDDIYGLLSYDAPAPLPLKARDSGGQVIYLSSFSKALMPGLRLGLVVADAPLFDELLSCKRLADLHAPQLTQLALAEYLGRGAFAPHLRAVCALYRERRDAMAKALQRSFPREASWFTPQGGLCFWVALPPGVDALELYRAALEQGVAFAPGQAFFPPLATQDHIRLSFAAHAPAVIERGLAILGELIGRHQARQGRQRPVCAGVPLV; this comes from the coding sequence ATGCACCTCCAGATCGACCGACAGGCGCGCCAGCCCCTGTATTTGCAGGTGGCGGAGCAGATTCGCGAGCGCATTCGCAGCGGCGCGTTGCCGGCAGGCAGCCGCCTGCCGCCAATCCGCCAACTGGCGCGCGAGCTGGGTCTGACGCGCCTGACCGTGCACACCGCCTACGCCGAGTTGCAGGCCGACGGTTGGATCGAATCCTTCGTGGGCCGCGGCAGTTTTGTGGCGCAGCGTCGCGGAGCGCAGGTGCACCGCCAAACGGCAGCGCCCCTGTCGCCGGAGCCACGCGCTGCTGCCGGCACGCTGGTGGAGATCATGCGCCTGGCGCACCGGCCGGATGTGCTCTCCTTCGCTCAGGCTGCCGCCGCGCCCGAAACGTTTCCGGTGCGCGCCTTTGGGCGAGCGCTGCAGGCGGCGATCAAGCGCTACGAGCGCACTCTGTTCGATTACGGCGCGACCGAGGGCGAAGCCGCGCTGCGCGAGCAGTTGGCCGCCTTCCTCACCATACGCGGGTTGCAGGTCCCGCCTGAGCGTATCCTGGTGACCAATGGCGCGCAGCAGGGCATCGATCTGGTGCTGCGCGCGCTGGTACGTCCGGGTGACACCGTGCTGGTCGAGCAACCGACCTATCTGGGCATGGTCGAGCGCATGCAGATTCAGGGCCTGCGGCTGGTCGGCGTGCCCATCGATGAACAGGGGCTGCGACCGGATGCGCTGGCCGAGGCGATCACCCGGCACGCGCCGCGACTGCTCTACACCATTCCGGCCTTTCATAACCCGACTGGCATTAGCATGAGTCCGGCGCGGCAGGAGGCGATTTTGCGCGTCGCGCAGCAGCACGGGCTGCTTGTGCTCGAGGACGACATTTACGGTCTCTTGTCCTATGACGCGCCGGCGCCCTTGCCGCTCAAAGCGCGCGACAGCGGCGGGCAGGTGATCTATCTGTCGAGCTTTTCCAAGGCGCTGATGCCGGGGCTGCGTCTGGGGCTGGTAGTGGCCGACGCGCCGCTGTTCGACGAGCTGCTGAGCTGCAAACGGCTGGCCGACCTGCACGCGCCACAGCTCACGCAACTGGCGCTGGCCGAATACCTGGGCCGGGGTGCGTTTGCGCCGCATCTGCGCGCCGTCTGCGCGCTCTACCGCGAGCGCCGCGACGCGATGGCAAAGGCGCTGCAGCGCTCTTTTCCGCGCGAAGCCAGCTGGTTCACGCCACAGGGCGGCTTGTGCTTCTGGGTGGCGCTGCCGCCCGGCGTCGATGCGCTGGAGCTCTACCGCGCGGCGCTCGAGCAGGGCGTGGCTTTCGCGCCGGGACAGGCCTTTTTCCCGCCGTTGGCAACCCAGGACCATATCCGTCTGTCGTTTGCGGCGCATGCGCCCGCGGTGATCGAGCGCGGCCTGGCGATCCTGGGCGAGCTGATCGGGCGGCACCAGGCACGCCAGGGACGTCAGCGTCCGGTGTGTGCCGGCGTGCCGCTGGTTTGA
- a CDS encoding cytochrome P450 codes for MADGHAHADAQPRLLAPAAMDDPYPLYHQLRATAPVRWDGSAWVLTRYADVLAVLRDPRARAARIDPDPTWLQQTGLEPLFTTHARMMLFTDPPDHTRLRGLLNTAFTPRVVEGLRSRITALVDELIDRIAAAGHTDLIQDLAYPLPVTVITELLGVPATMREQFRRWSDGLAAFIGGSSAPEMQTFAHAQRCMLELSDYLRGEIAARRQQPRADLLTALVQAEAAGDRLSSEELIANAILLLVAGHETTTNLIGNGVLALLRHPDQHRRLVEQPELIGSAVEELLRYDSPVQATSRIMADDLELDGQRIRRGQYVTLLLGAANRDPAQFPDPDRLDITRQPNRHLSFAHGPHFCLGAPLARLEAQIAIGRLLQRLPTLHLATDRLVWRDNFTLRGLTALPLRVA; via the coding sequence ATGGCCGATGGACATGCCCACGCCGACGCTCAGCCACGGCTGCTCGCGCCGGCAGCCATGGACGACCCCTACCCGCTCTACCACCAGCTCCGCGCCACTGCGCCGGTGCGCTGGGATGGCAGCGCGTGGGTGCTGACGCGCTACGCCGATGTGTTGGCGGTGTTGCGCGATCCGCGCGCGCGGGCGGCGCGCATCGATCCCGATCCCACCTGGCTGCAACAGACCGGCCTGGAGCCTTTGTTCACCACGCACGCGCGTATGATGCTCTTCACCGATCCGCCGGACCACACGCGGCTGCGCGGGCTGCTCAACACCGCCTTCACGCCGCGCGTGGTGGAAGGGCTGCGCAGCCGCATCACCGCGCTGGTCGACGAGCTGATCGATCGCATCGCCGCAGCGGGACACACCGACCTGATCCAGGATCTGGCCTATCCGCTGCCGGTGACAGTCATCACCGAACTGTTGGGCGTGCCCGCCACGATGCGCGAGCAGTTCCGCCGTTGGTCGGATGGGCTCGCCGCCTTTATCGGCGGCAGCAGCGCGCCGGAGATGCAGACCTTCGCGCACGCGCAGCGCTGCATGCTGGAGTTGAGCGACTACCTGCGTGGCGAGATCGCCGCGCGCCGGCAGCAGCCGCGCGCCGATCTGCTCACCGCGCTGGTCCAGGCCGAAGCTGCCGGCGATCGGCTCAGCAGCGAGGAGTTGATCGCCAACGCGATCCTGCTGCTGGTCGCCGGTCATGAGACCACCACCAACCTGATCGGCAACGGCGTGCTGGCGCTGCTGCGCCATCCCGATCAGCACCGGCGTCTGGTTGAGCAACCAGAGTTGATCGGCAGCGCGGTGGAAGAACTGCTGCGCTACGACAGTCCGGTGCAGGCGACCAGCCGCATCATGGCCGACGACCTGGAGCTCGACGGACAGCGCATCCGCCGCGGCCAGTACGTCACCCTGCTGCTCGGCGCGGCCAACCGCGACCCGGCGCAGTTTCCCGATCCCGATCGGCTGGATATCACGCGCCAGCCCAACCGGCATCTGTCGTTCGCGCATGGACCGCACTTCTGCCTGGGGGCGCCGCTGGCGCGCCTGGAAGCCCAGATCGCCATTGGCCGCCTGCTGCAGCGCCTGCCGACGCTGCACCTGGCGACCGATCGGCTGGTCTGGCGCGACAACTTCACCCTGCGCGGCCTGACGGCATTGCCCCTGCGCGTGGCTTGA
- a CDS encoding dipeptidase produces MTTTDVAAALAQARAQHERYLDGFKTFLRIPSISTDPAYQAEIERAARWLVQEMERIGLEHCRIIPTAGHPVVYGDWLHAGADRPTVLIYAHYDVQPVDPRELWHSDPFEPVEREGKLFARGAIDDKVGVFVNLKALEAILSATGRLPVNVKLLFEGEEEMGSPHMTDFVREQRELLAADLLLISDGGSEPDQPVIDTALRGIVAAEVTVSGPSHDLHSGTYGGIVHNPAHLVGRIIAALHDANGRVAIPGFYDDVAPLSAVERELLAAQEAAMRETLQQQAGVRAFWGPAEATLLERATALPTCDVNGLYGGYAGPGGKTIIPARAGFKVSMRLVPNQDPQRIAEQFSAFVRQFATETLDVEVQILALGWWARLLTEGRAVEALKRAYVATWGKAPALHREGGSIPVMGAIQRELGLPMTTLGHGIGRNVHAPNEFLYLEYFGRGIATTIHFLYNLAELADGRTVI; encoded by the coding sequence ATGACCACAACGGATGTCGCCGCAGCGCTGGCGCAGGCGCGCGCGCAGCACGAGCGCTACCTGGACGGCTTCAAAACCTTTTTGCGCATCCCCTCGATCAGCACCGACCCGGCCTACCAGGCCGAGATCGAGCGGGCTGCGCGCTGGCTGGTGCAGGAGATGGAGCGCATCGGCCTGGAGCACTGCCGGATCATCCCGACTGCTGGCCATCCGGTGGTGTATGGCGACTGGCTGCATGCCGGTGCGGATCGACCAACCGTGCTGATCTATGCCCACTACGACGTGCAGCCGGTCGATCCGCGCGAGCTGTGGCACTCCGATCCCTTTGAGCCGGTTGAGCGCGAGGGCAAGCTCTTCGCGCGCGGCGCGATCGACGACAAGGTGGGCGTCTTTGTCAATCTCAAGGCGCTCGAAGCGATCCTGAGCGCGACGGGTCGCCTGCCGGTCAACGTCAAGCTGCTGTTCGAGGGCGAGGAAGAGATGGGCTCGCCGCACATGACCGACTTTGTGCGCGAGCAGCGCGAGCTACTGGCTGCCGATCTGCTGCTGATCTCGGACGGCGGCTCCGAGCCGGACCAGCCGGTGATCGACACGGCGCTGCGCGGCATTGTCGCTGCCGAAGTAACGGTCAGCGGCCCGTCCCACGATCTGCACTCCGGCACCTACGGCGGTATTGTGCACAACCCGGCGCACCTGGTCGGACGCATTATCGCCGCGCTGCACGACGCCAACGGACGCGTTGCCATTCCCGGCTTCTACGATGATGTCGCGCCGTTGAGCGCGGTTGAGCGCGAGTTGCTGGCAGCGCAGGAGGCGGCCATGCGTGAGACGCTGCAGCAGCAGGCCGGCGTACGCGCCTTTTGGGGTCCGGCGGAGGCCACGCTACTGGAGCGCGCCACCGCGCTGCCGACCTGCGACGTCAATGGGCTGTACGGCGGCTACGCCGGTCCGGGGGGCAAAACCATCATCCCGGCGCGCGCCGGTTTCAAGGTCAGCATGCGCCTGGTGCCCAACCAGGACCCGCAGCGCATCGCCGAGCAGTTCAGCGCCTTTGTGCGCCAATTCGCCACAGAGACGCTGGATGTCGAAGTGCAGATCCTGGCGCTGGGCTGGTGGGCACGGCTGCTCACCGAGGGTCGTGCCGTCGAGGCGCTCAAGCGCGCCTACGTCGCAACCTGGGGCAAAGCGCCGGCGCTGCATCGCGAAGGCGGCTCGATCCCGGTCATGGGCGCGATCCAGCGCGAGCTGGGCCTGCCCATGACCACGCTGGGCCACGGGATTGGCCGCAACGTGCACGCGCCCAACGAGTTTCTCTACCTGGAATACTTCGGACGCGGTATCGCGACCACGATTCACTTTCTGTACAACCTGGCCGAGCTGGCCGACGGACGCACCGTGATCTAG